ATCCGGGCCGCACAGCCACTCGTCTTCGCGGAAATACACCCGCTCCAACTGGAGTGTGGCGGTGAGCGTGGCTGCGGGCGTGCCGACCCCCGTGTCCGGCACGGGGCCCAGGCCTTCTTCTTCGTTGCGCAGCATCACCCATTGTGGCCTCCCCTCATCGAACCGGACAGGCGCGACCACCGAATAGCCCGCCCACTGCAGATTGGGTGTGAGGATCAGTTCGCCCTGCAGCAGCCAGCCCCGGCCGCTGTCGCGTGCCCGCAGCGCGTCGAACGATGGCGACACGGTGGCCGCGCGCTCACCCGAGAGGAAGTCGGCCAGCCAGTGTTCGCGCAAGGCCACGTTGGGCGACTGCAGCAGCGCCTCGATGGCCAGCCGCTGCGCCCACAGCAGCCGCGCCGCCGCGGGGTGCTGCCGCGCCAGTTCGGCCGCGCCGTGGGCCAGCGCGTCGAGCCCTTGGCCCGACCCGCCCAGATGGGCCGGTACACCACAGCGCAGCAGGCCGCTGTCGACCACCTCGCGCAGCGCATGCAAGCCGGCTTCGGCCGGTGAGATCGTAAGGTTTTGCAGCATGCCATGATCGTGGCCTGCTTTGATCTGATGCGCAAGACGCAGTTTTATTGAAAAATGACCAGATCAGATTGCCAATTGATCTGCTCTGGTCCACCCGCAAAAGCGGGGATCTGATCCGTGGCAGACGGGTCATCTGCGGGGATACTGGCACGATGTTCAAGTGGTTCCAAACCGTGGTGGCGGCACTGGCCCTGGCGGGCTTGCAATGGCTGGGCGACGCGCTGGTGGCGTTCCTGGGTTGGCCTTTGCCGGGTTCTCTGTTGGGCTTGTTGATCCTGTTCGGGGCGCTCGCGTGGCGCGGCAGCGTGCCGCAGAGCCTGGAGGTGGTGACCGCGCCTTTGCTGCGGCACCTCATGCTGTTTCTCATTCCCTCGGTCGCGGCGGTCGGTCTCTACGGCGGGCTGCTGTCGCAACACCTCCTGGTGTTCGTGCTGGCCGCGACTGGGGTGACGGCCTTGACCATCGCGGCCACCGGCTGGACCTTGCACCGGTTGATGCGGGGCCGCCAACCATGAGCACGGTGTTCGTCTGGACCGGCGTGACGCTGGCCGCCTATGGGGTGGCGGCCTGGTGGTACCGGCGCAGCGGCCACCACCTGCTGTGCCTGCCGGTGCTCACCGGTACCGCGCTGGTGTGGGGCGCGTTGGCGCTCGCGCACGTGGACTACCCGGTGTACGCCGAGGCCACGCGCGCGCTGCGCTGGCTCACCGGCCCGGCCATCATCG
The sequence above is a segment of the Hydrogenophaga sp. BPS33 genome. Coding sequences within it:
- a CDS encoding CidA/LrgA family protein; this translates as MFKWFQTVVAALALAGLQWLGDALVAFLGWPLPGSLLGLLILFGALAWRGSVPQSLEVVTAPLLRHLMLFLIPSVAAVGLYGGLLSQHLLVFVLAATGVTALTIAATGWTLHRLMRGRQP
- a CDS encoding acyl-CoA dehydrogenase family protein codes for the protein MLQNLTISPAEAGLHALREVVDSGLLRCGVPAHLGGSGQGLDALAHGAAELARQHPAAARLLWAQRLAIEALLQSPNVALREHWLADFLSGERAATVSPSFDALRARDSGRGWLLQGELILTPNLQWAGYSVVAPVRFDEGRPQWVMLRNEEEGLGPVPDTGVGTPAATLTATLQLERVYFREDEWLCGPDLPERVAPVAMALSACWPHATDWNRTDPRPLTTTTTPRTP